In Candidatus Fermentibacter sp., a single window of DNA contains:
- a CDS encoding Maf family protein produces the protein MTDRSFWYGFESPLVLASRSPRRSQILSLAGIPFEVAPSDFEEDNDSGEPADLVLRHSMSKALYVAERLPGRIVLGADTIVHTGGRVLGKPADRAGARSMLGALSGGWHEVYGGVALLGGGSPVSFHEVSRVRFRSLSGAEIEAYLDTGEPFDKAGAYGIQGYGSVLVDRIEGCFFNVMGLPLARTVEALRALREDR, from the coding sequence ATGACTGACCGGAGCTTCTGGTACGGGTTCGAAAGTCCGCTGGTGCTCGCCAGCAGGTCGCCGAGGCGGAGCCAGATCCTTTCCCTCGCGGGCATCCCGTTCGAGGTCGCGCCCTCCGACTTCGAGGAGGACAACGATTCCGGCGAGCCCGCCGATCTCGTCCTGCGGCACTCCATGTCCAAGGCGCTGTACGTGGCTGAGCGGCTGCCGGGAAGGATCGTGCTGGGCGCCGACACCATCGTCCACACCGGGGGGCGCGTGCTGGGGAAGCCTGCGGACAGGGCCGGGGCACGCTCGATGCTCGGAGCCCTGTCGGGAGGGTGGCACGAGGTGTACGGCGGGGTGGCCCTGCTGGGCGGGGGTTCGCCCGTCTCCTTCCACGAGGTCTCGAGGGTGCGGTTCAGGAGCCTCTCGGGAGCCGAGATCGAGGCCTATCTCGACACCGGCGAGCCCTTCGACAAGGCCGGGGCCTACGGCATACAGGGATACGGCAGCGTCCTCGTCGACAGGATCGAGGGCTGCTTCTTCAACGTGATGGGCCTGCCGCTCGCGCGCACGGTGGAGGCGCTGAGGGCGCTCCGGGAGGACAGGTGA
- the dtd gene encoding D-aminoacyl-tRNA deacylase, with the protein MKVLLQRVRRASVTTGGRAAGSIEVGLLALVGIGRNDTAEDLEWMASKLVNLRIFPDPSGAMNLSLLDTGGAVLAVSQFTLHADCSRGRRPSFIGAGDPCTASALFDLFAERLRALGPRVETGVFGAMMEVSLVNDGPVTLMLDSPSERRGDD; encoded by the coding sequence ATGAAGGTGCTTCTCCAGCGGGTGCGGCGCGCATCGGTGACGACCGGGGGAAGGGCGGCCGGCTCCATCGAGGTGGGGCTGCTCGCCCTGGTGGGGATCGGCCGGAACGACACGGCGGAAGACCTGGAGTGGATGGCCTCGAAACTCGTCAACCTGAGGATCTTCCCCGACCCGTCCGGCGCCATGAACCTCTCCCTGCTCGACACCGGGGGCGCGGTGCTGGCAGTGAGCCAGTTCACCCTCCATGCCGACTGCTCGCGCGGGCGCCGCCCGAGCTTCATCGGCGCCGGCGACCCCTGCACTGCGTCCGCCCTGTTCGACCTGTTCGCAGAGCGCCTGAGGGCCCTCGGCCCCAGGGTCGAGACGGGCGTCTTCGGAGCCATGATGGAGGTGTCCCTCGTGAACGACGGCCCTGTCACGCTGATGCTCGACTCGCCCTCGGAGCGGCGCGGGGATGACTGA
- a CDS encoding S8 family serine peptidase yields MTSLILAALFALPEDCPGAWWVLFSDRGPGVDARVEVFADSLAPASLSRRVAAGIEGGADEHDLEPWEGYTEAVEAMLGPGRIRTSSRFLNAVSVEASESEALALETLPFVSGIRPVSSARIEPLEGVPPANDLSTGQLAQVGVDVLSERGLSGGGITVGILDTGFNLAHEAFDGTDIAGCWDFIGDDPEVGWESGDPAGQAAHGTAVLSVLGGFQEGVYSGAAPGATFILAKTEDTSGEYPGEEDYWIEGLEWLDLEGADLVSSSLGYIEWYTYEDMDGNTALTTIAADLAASRGMPVVCAIGNFGPGQGSLIAPSDGDSVFAVGGVDARGEPASFTSEGPTFDGRIKPEVCARAVYVMVAMDSETGYMGGNGTSFAAPMVSGAVALLLEAHPEWTVFDALEAVKATAHDAASPGPVLGWGVMDAVAACAYRSVTGCVRNSSTGDPIAGYPLLLSIGGEQYALESGSSGWFAFCPGTTGDFTLEGSGYGNPLPVSGTLGEAGVEVTIYVDTGSPGAPPSAYPVPSDGGVWIGFDLAGQARVSVTILDVCGSVVACIDRGVLPAGSYRAPLEGEAVWWDGCSDDGEPAASGTYLALLDAGGRVTILKLAILR; encoded by the coding sequence TTGACGTCGCTCATCCTGGCGGCGCTCTTCGCGCTGCCTGAGGACTGCCCGGGGGCCTGGTGGGTACTCTTCTCAGACAGGGGCCCCGGAGTCGACGCCAGGGTCGAGGTCTTCGCCGACTCGCTCGCGCCGGCCAGCCTCTCGCGGAGAGTCGCCGCCGGGATCGAGGGGGGAGCCGACGAACATGACCTCGAGCCCTGGGAGGGGTACACCGAGGCGGTCGAGGCGATGCTCGGCCCCGGCAGGATCCGCACTTCGTCGAGATTCCTGAACGCCGTCAGCGTGGAGGCCTCCGAATCGGAGGCCCTCGCGCTCGAAACCCTTCCCTTCGTCTCGGGGATCAGGCCGGTGTCGTCCGCCAGGATCGAGCCTCTCGAGGGTGTGCCCCCCGCCAACGATCTCTCCACCGGCCAGCTCGCCCAGGTCGGGGTCGACGTGCTCTCGGAGAGGGGGCTGTCGGGCGGCGGCATCACCGTCGGCATCCTCGACACCGGGTTCAACCTGGCCCACGAGGCCTTCGACGGCACCGACATCGCCGGCTGCTGGGACTTCATCGGCGACGACCCGGAAGTGGGATGGGAGTCGGGAGACCCCGCGGGGCAGGCCGCCCACGGCACAGCCGTCCTGTCAGTGCTCGGCGGGTTCCAGGAGGGCGTGTATTCGGGGGCCGCGCCCGGCGCGACCTTCATACTGGCCAAGACCGAGGACACCTCCGGCGAGTACCCCGGCGAGGAGGACTACTGGATCGAGGGCCTGGAGTGGCTCGATCTCGAGGGTGCCGATCTCGTGAGCTCCTCCCTGGGCTACATAGAGTGGTACACTTACGAGGACATGGACGGGAACACCGCGCTCACGACCATCGCCGCCGACCTCGCGGCCTCGCGGGGGATGCCGGTGGTATGCGCGATAGGCAACTTCGGCCCAGGCCAGGGATCCCTGATCGCCCCCTCCGACGGCGACTCCGTGTTCGCGGTGGGCGGCGTGGACGCGAGGGGCGAACCCGCGTCCTTCACCTCGGAGGGCCCCACCTTCGACGGGCGCATCAAGCCCGAGGTCTGCGCGAGGGCCGTGTACGTGATGGTCGCCATGGACTCGGAAACCGGCTATATGGGCGGGAACGGCACGTCCTTCGCCGCTCCGATGGTCTCCGGGGCGGTAGCCCTCCTGCTGGAAGCCCACCCGGAGTGGACCGTCTTCGACGCCCTCGAAGCCGTGAAGGCCACCGCCCACGATGCAGCCTCCCCCGGCCCGGTGCTGGGCTGGGGCGTCATGGACGCGGTCGCGGCCTGCGCATACCGGTCCGTCACCGGCTGTGTCAGGAACAGCTCGACCGGGGATCCGATCGCGGGCTACCCTCTGCTCCTTTCCATCGGCGGGGAGCAGTACGCTCTCGAATCGGGCTCTTCCGGCTGGTTCGCATTCTGCCCCGGCACCACCGGCGACTTCACCCTCGAGGGGTCGGGCTACGGAAATCCCCTGCCCGTGAGCGGCACTCTCGGGGAGGCCGGAGTCGAGGTCACGATCTATGTCGACACCGGATCCCCGGGGGCTCCTCCATCGGCCTATCCCGTGCCATCCGACGGAGGAGTCTGGATAGGATTCGACCTCGCCGGGCAGGCCCGCGTTTCGGTCACCATCCTGGACGTATGCGGATCGGTGGTGGCCTGCATCGACAGGGGCGTCCTGCCCGCCGGCTCGTACAGGGCCCCGCTCGAAGGCGAGGCTGTCTGGTGGGACGGCTGCTCGGACGACGGCGAACCTGCCGCCAGCGGAACATACCTGGCCCTGCTGGACGCGGGCGGCCGGGTCACGATCCTGAAGCTCGCCATCCTGAGGTGA
- a CDS encoding TonB family protein, whose product MITTGLLLAMSLVGVSVDEAIALYENGDIPGAIDALEEIVAAPDLSFDERLRAWDRLGSAYFAMGRSDDAGMAYLELLKLDVHYDLSPRANPRLRALLGTVRDGNMAQAEITSFPDGALVTLDGELMGVTPITLDGLLAGEEYEVSVYSSGFADATRTLLAQAGQSHPMSFSLTPSLESVASTAPDSTVAAQVDLAAILGSGGTGPSTQGATPATTADLVNILTSGGGFDMAALAGSGALNSQRASTGIAGAERFDDIQLVSGTDAQAQSSADPVSTMVFFGAGLSGTGAMSAGEAPGSSRTGDEIMEVLTEKRGAVSFIYNKHLRSDPMLMGTVLIEMVIEPSGRVSSVNILGSNTYNPAFELELARTIETWRFGAVDEDEDPLTVQYPFTFSQTQ is encoded by the coding sequence ATGATCACAACCGGACTCCTCCTCGCCATGTCCCTCGTCGGCGTCTCCGTCGACGAGGCGATAGCCCTCTACGAGAACGGCGACATACCCGGCGCGATAGACGCACTCGAGGAGATCGTGGCCGCGCCCGACCTCTCCTTCGACGAGCGCCTGCGGGCATGGGACAGGCTGGGGTCGGCCTACTTCGCCATGGGGCGCTCCGACGACGCCGGCATGGCATACCTCGAACTCCTGAAGCTCGACGTCCACTACGACCTCTCCCCCCGGGCCAACCCCAGGCTGCGGGCCCTGCTGGGCACCGTGCGCGACGGCAACATGGCCCAGGCCGAGATCACCAGCTTCCCCGACGGGGCCCTCGTCACGCTCGACGGCGAGCTCATGGGCGTGACGCCCATCACCCTCGACGGCCTCCTGGCCGGCGAGGAGTACGAGGTCTCGGTCTATTCGAGCGGCTTCGCCGACGCCACGCGCACTCTCCTTGCGCAGGCGGGACAGTCGCACCCGATGTCCTTCTCCCTCACCCCGTCCCTCGAGAGCGTCGCGTCGACAGCGCCCGACTCGACCGTCGCGGCCCAGGTCGACCTGGCGGCGATCCTCGGCTCCGGAGGCACCGGACCTTCGACACAGGGGGCCACCCCGGCCACCACCGCCGACCTCGTGAACATCCTGACCTCCGGCGGCGGTTTCGACATGGCCGCCCTGGCGGGCTCGGGGGCGCTCAACAGCCAGAGGGCCTCCACCGGGATAGCCGGAGCCGAGAGGTTCGACGACATCCAGCTCGTGTCCGGCACCGACGCCCAGGCGCAGTCGTCAGCCGATCCCGTCTCCACGATGGTCTTCTTCGGCGCCGGCCTCTCCGGCACCGGGGCGATGTCGGCCGGCGAGGCCCCGGGAAGCTCCAGAACCGGCGACGAGATCATGGAGGTCCTCACCGAGAAGAGGGGCGCGGTCTCGTTCATCTACAACAAGCACCTGCGCAGCGACCCCATGCTGATGGGCACGGTGCTCATCGAGATGGTCATAGAGCCCAGCGGAAGGGTGTCGAGCGTCAACATCCTCGGCTCCAACACGTACAACCCCGCGTTCGAGCTCGAGCTGGCCCGCACGATCGAAACGTGGCGGTTCGGCGCCGTCGACGAGGACGAGGACCCGCTCACGGTCCAGTACCCGTTCACCTTCTCCCAGACCCAGTAG
- a CDS encoding glycosyl hydrolase family 18 protein, producing MTGLLLAALLTGIGPPGADTPEDLPRMPSQHAIDSADRPDPACPIRVDGVDGGRELCGTVFGFLPYWAGYAYLRYDLISVLACFSIEMGPAGTITSWHGFPSAFDEPVDGVHAAGGIAVVTVTNFSGSGIHSILTTERDAAIATLTGVLDSNPGMDGICLDFEGVNSSDRFALTDFVDDLRTAMEEGHPGSHLSICTPAVDWSGAFDYDQLALACDALFMMCYPFHGSWSDEAGPCCPLTGWGSGPESPSNMAWSMGDYVIYAPEVHEKLVVGLPYYGFEWETEDGEPHSPAVGSCATLVYTTLASRAGTYGRLWDPESLTPWYRYQDGGWNQGWFDDEESLALKYGLLTGSGMQGAGIWALGYDGSRTELWDCLEEWFCEPAGPDGMTDNLEGTFTLHGPASTWHYSGTGVLYSHFYTYSLASGSDVNWARWLFEAADSSSGVLLEAWIPDGSDAEVVYRVVHGGSTDSVEVDQEALQGSWAPLGGPYPLSGGLSVVLGDRTGTQGDRIGFDAIRYTASGGTGPGSPPSAMLSISGGNPAGSFEIACPALGGRATMLIYDCSGRVVFQRELEPGAASVTGWPAGPAPAGIYTAVLRTGGILQPAPLRLVLLQAL from the coding sequence GTGACCGGCCTCCTGCTCGCCGCGCTGCTGACCGGAATCGGACCTCCGGGCGCCGATACGCCGGAAGATCTGCCCAGGATGCCCTCCCAGCACGCCATCGACAGCGCCGACAGGCCCGATCCCGCTTGCCCGATCCGGGTCGACGGGGTCGACGGCGGGCGCGAGCTGTGCGGGACGGTCTTCGGCTTCCTGCCCTACTGGGCCGGATACGCTTATCTCAGGTACGACCTGATCTCGGTGCTGGCCTGCTTCTCGATCGAGATGGGTCCGGCAGGCACGATCACGTCATGGCACGGGTTCCCGTCCGCGTTCGACGAGCCCGTGGACGGGGTGCACGCCGCCGGGGGCATCGCGGTCGTGACGGTCACGAACTTCTCGGGCTCCGGGATCCACTCGATCCTCACCACGGAGAGGGACGCCGCCATAGCCACCCTCACGGGAGTGCTCGACTCGAACCCCGGCATGGACGGCATCTGCCTCGACTTCGAGGGGGTCAACTCGTCCGACCGGTTCGCACTGACCGACTTCGTGGATGACCTGAGAACGGCGATGGAAGAGGGCCACCCCGGCAGCCACCTGTCGATCTGCACCCCGGCGGTGGACTGGTCGGGCGCCTTCGACTACGACCAGCTGGCCCTGGCGTGCGACGCCCTCTTCATGATGTGCTATCCGTTCCACGGCTCGTGGTCGGACGAGGCGGGGCCGTGCTGCCCGCTGACGGGATGGGGATCGGGGCCGGAGTCTCCCTCGAACATGGCCTGGAGCATGGGCGACTACGTGATCTACGCGCCCGAGGTGCACGAGAAGCTCGTCGTGGGCCTGCCGTACTACGGGTTCGAGTGGGAGACGGAGGACGGCGAGCCTCATTCCCCGGCTGTCGGATCCTGCGCGACGCTCGTCTACACGACCCTCGCGTCCCGGGCCGGGACCTACGGCAGGCTGTGGGATCCCGAATCCCTGACGCCGTGGTACCGGTACCAGGACGGCGGGTGGAACCAGGGCTGGTTCGACGACGAGGAGTCCCTGGCCCTCAAGTACGGGCTCCTGACCGGCTCGGGCATGCAGGGAGCGGGCATCTGGGCGCTCGGCTACGACGGTTCGCGGACGGAGCTCTGGGACTGCCTGGAGGAATGGTTCTGCGAACCCGCCGGCCCCGACGGCATGACCGACAACCTGGAGGGGACGTTCACCCTGCACGGGCCGGCGTCGACGTGGCACTACAGCGGGACTGGCGTGCTCTACTCGCACTTCTACACCTACTCGCTCGCTTCGGGGTCGGACGTGAACTGGGCCCGATGGCTCTTCGAGGCCGCCGATTCGAGCTCGGGCGTGCTGCTCGAGGCCTGGATACCGGATGGATCGGATGCCGAGGTCGTCTACCGGGTCGTGCACGGGGGCTCGACCGATTCCGTGGAGGTCGATCAGGAGGCTCTGCAGGGGAGCTGGGCGCCGCTCGGGGGGCCGTACCCCCTGTCCGGGGGGCTGTCGGTCGTCCTGGGCGACAGGACCGGAACGCAGGGGGACAGGATCGGCTTCGACGCGATCAGGTACACGGCCTCGGGAGGAACCGGCCCCGGGAGCCCGCCGTCCGCCATGCTCTCGATTTCAGGCGGCAATCCCGCCGGATCCTTCGAGATCGCCTGCCCGGCCCTCGGAGGGCGGGCGACCATGCTGATCTACGACTGCTCCGGCCGGGTGGTGTTCCAGCGCGAGCTGGAGCCGGGGGCCGCGTCGGTGACCGGGTGGCCGGCCGGACCGGCCCCTGCCGGCATCTACACCGCGGTGCTCCGCACTGGCGGTATCCTGCAACCCGCTCCGCTTCGATTAGTTCTTCTGCAAGCGCTGTAA
- a CDS encoding helix-turn-helix domain-containing protein yields MMYLDDLEQVKALALPIRVEIMRVMNGNPMTTTQIAQRMRERPGKLYYHMMEMERAGLIELTETRMKGNLVEKYYVPAARFFRINPLIFQNGDSGREAFLGSISSQFDSTYKDIQRHLEDGTLDNDLIDKSLTSIIEGKLSEEQATALSVELRDLVMRHGTTGDGGDVTMHFMTVFYLTRNTEEETGREP; encoded by the coding sequence GTGATGTATCTCGACGACCTCGAGCAGGTCAAGGCGCTGGCGTTGCCGATACGTGTCGAGATCATGCGGGTGATGAACGGCAATCCCATGACCACCACGCAGATAGCCCAGAGGATGCGCGAGCGGCCCGGCAAGCTCTACTACCACATGATGGAGATGGAGAGGGCCGGGCTCATCGAGCTCACCGAGACCCGGATGAAGGGCAACCTGGTCGAGAAGTACTACGTCCCGGCGGCCAGGTTCTTCCGCATCAACCCGCTGATCTTCCAGAACGGCGACTCCGGCCGCGAGGCATTCCTGGGGTCGATCTCGTCGCAGTTCGACTCGACCTACAAGGACATCCAGAGGCACCTCGAGGACGGCACGCTCGACAATGACCTCATCGACAAGTCCCTCACGAGCATCATCGAGGGCAAGCTCTCCGAGGAGCAGGCCACGGCTCTGAGCGTCGAGCTGCGCGACCTGGTGATGCGGCACGGCACCACCGGCGACGGGGGGGACGTCACGATGCACTTCATGACCGTCTTCTACCTCACCAGGAACACCGAGGAGGAAACAGGCAGGGAGCCGTGA
- a CDS encoding insulinase family protein, translating to MSSIPVPGLPPGFEARSSGVLLSWGIPWVLLRDTVSGAGIMHVGTDASDHFLGISLLTPPRDSSGIPHILEHCVLNGSESYPVRDAFNELWRGSLHTHLNAVTYPDRTVYFTGSTHPGEFRNLASVYLDLVFRPILDRRRMLLESFHLRPDRRGRSLLGHPSGVIYSEMRGSYSDPGELAYLKIQSELLPDTPYRNDSGGDPSAMGGTTWEDVRDYHSRHYTPSNALVFVCSPMGTGEIAEFIRHALPSAAPGSAEPPGIPLQPRWKRPRRVRLVTPREPGGASVSLSWLLGESGDAAQAALAQILEDVLLSDAGSLYRVLLDCGLGADISAETGLELEMREMVLTAGLRDTSDWKADPIRRVILGELSRFADSGPDPDVLDAAVNSLLFAYRDRVEDFPLALFTRATRAWAYGLPPEGWLDHAAVLSRLASGGGLRGKLGHAAKVWLVDNPHRLQLLVDPVGRSSRRERVVRLDSVTHGIISTEARELDEFSALEDSPEALRSIPRLPAGELPLSEREPEPLAKRIRDTDLLLVEGRGSTAWMELAFDIADLSEDDDTVLPLLLCCLTGLGAGGLGHAAMSVRIARDTGGIDPRPAAYEHFATRKPSPVVSILAGFFPDRPGAALEVLRSALVEPGLDAHGRLWELVEEQRGEGLSALVSSGDWYARLSAAALLSRSCARRNTWEGLPQWRFIDRLSQRSMKGLSGRLSGLYSRIFTRDRLSAVSCSPGAEPARFEDALSAFIDSLPAGAPGAGGAPCVRAAVPAFPKAPRDAASGAESASAPPAAPPTAPRLPHAAMMRLRSDLSTVCIAMPAPGMGDPAAAMFTAGTAAFADGPAYRRLRVAGGAYEVSAWHDPMSGLAYLMSNRDPDPARARAFFAGAPGLLRASPPSAEDVRLAVLSAFAGLEQPMGPRVRCSAALARHLSGVGRADLEALRRSLAEVEHARLAREYPEMLEKALESSSTFVFAPMGASVEAVFGRGAEVTVLPSWR from the coding sequence GTGTCCAGCATTCCTGTTCCCGGGCTGCCTCCGGGCTTCGAGGCGAGGTCGTCGGGCGTGCTCCTCTCCTGGGGCATTCCCTGGGTCCTGCTCCGCGACACCGTGTCCGGGGCCGGGATCATGCACGTCGGAACCGATGCCTCCGACCACTTCCTGGGGATATCGCTGCTCACGCCCCCGCGCGACTCCTCGGGCATCCCCCACATCCTCGAGCACTGCGTCCTCAACGGCTCCGAATCGTATCCCGTGCGTGACGCCTTCAACGAGCTCTGGCGCGGGTCGCTCCATACGCACCTGAACGCTGTCACCTACCCCGACAGGACGGTCTACTTCACGGGCTCGACGCATCCGGGAGAGTTCAGGAACCTCGCCAGCGTCTACCTCGACCTCGTCTTCAGGCCCATCCTCGACCGCAGGCGGATGCTCCTGGAATCGTTCCACCTGCGCCCCGACCGCAGGGGGAGGTCGCTGCTGGGGCACCCCTCGGGCGTCATCTACAGCGAGATGCGCGGCTCCTATTCCGACCCGGGCGAACTGGCGTACCTGAAGATCCAGTCCGAGCTGCTGCCAGACACCCCGTACCGGAACGACTCAGGCGGCGACCCTTCCGCGATGGGCGGCACCACATGGGAGGACGTCAGGGACTACCACTCGCGCCACTACACGCCTTCCAACGCCCTCGTCTTCGTCTGTTCGCCGATGGGCACCGGGGAGATCGCGGAGTTCATCCGCCACGCCCTGCCATCCGCAGCCCCCGGTTCCGCTGAACCCCCCGGGATCCCCCTCCAGCCCAGGTGGAAAAGGCCCAGGCGCGTCAGGCTCGTCACCCCCAGGGAGCCCGGAGGGGCCTCGGTGAGCCTCTCCTGGCTGCTGGGCGAATCGGGCGATGCCGCGCAGGCCGCGCTTGCCCAGATACTGGAAGACGTGCTCCTGTCGGACGCAGGAAGCCTCTACCGGGTGCTGCTCGACTGCGGGCTGGGGGCGGACATCTCCGCCGAGACCGGCCTGGAGCTCGAGATGCGCGAGATGGTGCTCACGGCGGGCCTGAGGGACACCTCGGACTGGAAGGCCGACCCGATCCGCAGGGTGATCCTCGGGGAGCTGTCGAGGTTCGCAGATTCAGGCCCCGATCCCGATGTCCTGGACGCCGCGGTGAACTCCCTGCTCTTCGCCTACCGCGACAGGGTTGAGGACTTCCCCCTGGCGCTCTTCACGAGGGCCACCCGGGCATGGGCCTACGGCCTTCCGCCCGAGGGCTGGCTCGACCACGCCGCGGTGCTTTCGCGGCTGGCCTCGGGAGGCGGTCTGCGCGGGAAGCTCGGGCACGCGGCGAAGGTCTGGCTGGTCGACAACCCCCACAGGCTCCAGCTCCTGGTCGATCCGGTCGGGAGGTCCTCGCGTCGCGAGAGGGTGGTCAGGCTCGACTCCGTCACCCACGGTATCATCTCCACCGAGGCCCGCGAGCTCGACGAGTTCTCGGCCCTGGAGGACAGCCCCGAGGCGCTGCGGTCCATCCCGAGGCTTCCCGCGGGCGAGCTGCCGCTCTCGGAGAGGGAGCCGGAGCCTCTCGCGAAGAGGATCCGCGACACCGACCTGCTCCTGGTCGAGGGCCGCGGGAGCACCGCCTGGATGGAGCTCGCGTTCGACATAGCCGACCTGTCCGAAGACGACGACACGGTCCTGCCGCTGCTCCTGTGCTGCCTGACCGGCCTCGGGGCCGGCGGCCTGGGCCATGCCGCCATGTCGGTGCGCATCGCGCGCGATACGGGCGGGATCGACCCGAGGCCCGCCGCGTACGAGCATTTCGCCACCAGGAAGCCTTCGCCCGTAGTCTCGATCCTGGCCGGGTTCTTCCCGGACAGGCCCGGGGCCGCCCTCGAGGTGCTGCGCTCCGCCCTGGTCGAACCGGGGCTCGACGCGCACGGCAGGCTCTGGGAGCTGGTGGAGGAGCAGCGCGGCGAAGGCCTCTCGGCCCTTGTCTCCTCCGGGGACTGGTACGCAAGGCTCTCTGCAGCGGCTCTCCTGTCGCGCTCCTGCGCCCGCAGGAACACCTGGGAGGGGCTGCCCCAGTGGCGCTTCATCGACAGGCTCTCGCAGAGGAGCATGAAGGGCCTCTCCGGCAGGCTCTCCGGGCTCTACTCGCGGATCTTCACCCGTGACAGGCTCTCGGCCGTATCCTGCTCCCCCGGCGCCGAGCCCGCGAGGTTCGAGGATGCGCTCTCAGCGTTCATCGATTCGCTGCCGGCGGGTGCGCCCGGCGCTGGAGGCGCCCCGTGCGTGAGGGCTGCAGTGCCCGCCTTCCCGAAAGCCCCACGGGATGCCGCATCCGGGGCTGAGTCCGCTTCCGCCCCGCCGGCTGCGCCTCCGACCGCCCCGCGCCTGCCCCACGCCGCCATGATGAGGCTGCGCTCGGACCTCTCTACGGTGTGCATCGCCATGCCCGCGCCGGGGATGGGCGATCCGGCCGCGGCGATGTTCACGGCGGGCACCGCCGCTTTCGCCGACGGGCCGGCGTACAGGAGGCTGAGGGTCGCCGGCGGGGCCTACGAGGTGTCGGCCTGGCACGACCCGATGTCGGGCCTGGCCTACCTGATGAGCAACAGGGACCCCGATCCTGCGAGGGCCCGCGCCTTCTTCGCCGGGGCTCCCGGCCTCCTGCGGGCTTCGCCCCCGTCGGCCGAGGACGTCAGGCTGGCCGTGCTGTCGGCGTTCGCCGGGCTCGAGCAGCCCATGGGGCCCAGGGTGAGATGCAGCGCAGCCCTGGCGCGACATCTCTCGGGGGTGGGCAGGGCCGACCTGGAGGCGCTCCGCCGCTCGCTCGCGGAAGTGGAGCACGCGCGGCTCGCCCGTGAGTACCCGGAGATGCTCGAGAAGGCTCTGGAATCGTCATCGACGTTCGTGTTCGCCCCGATGGGGGCGTCGGTCGAGGCCGTGTTCGGGCGGGGGGCGGAGGTCACCGTGCTCCCGTCGTGGAGGTGA
- a CDS encoding phosphoribosyltransferase family protein, which yields MGEGTGRIREMLVECDALLEGHFRYTSGRHGRVYFEKIRMAQRPEFVDELGQMMAGAFAGDAAEIDVVCSPAFGAIVFGFSTALHMRKPFAFLQRDPDGRMTIRPGFTNVGSGTRVLLVEDVATTGGSIRESREALEERGARVVRTGLLVDRTGGTLDPGMPWKALLSVAAESWDAASCPLCAQGVPLHVPGSSGKKPGRA from the coding sequence GTGGGCGAGGGGACCGGCAGGATCAGGGAGATGCTCGTCGAATGCGATGCCCTGCTCGAGGGGCACTTCAGGTACACCTCGGGCAGGCACGGCAGGGTCTATTTCGAGAAGATCAGGATGGCCCAGAGGCCGGAGTTCGTTGACGAGCTGGGCCAAATGATGGCCGGCGCCTTCGCGGGCGACGCCGCGGAGATCGACGTGGTCTGCTCCCCCGCGTTCGGGGCGATAGTCTTCGGGTTCAGCACCGCGCTCCACATGAGGAAGCCCTTCGCCTTCCTCCAGCGGGATCCCGACGGGCGCATGACCATCCGGCCGGGCTTCACGAACGTGGGGTCTGGTACGAGGGTGCTGCTGGTCGAGGACGTGGCCACGACGGGCGGGAGCATCAGGGAGTCGCGCGAGGCCCTCGAGGAGAGGGGCGCGCGGGTCGTCAGGACGGGTCTCCTCGTCGACCGTACCGGCGGGACGCTCGATCCCGGAATGCCCTGGAAGGCGCTTCTCTCCGTGGCCGCCGAAAGCTGGGACGCGGCTTCGTGTCCGCTGTGCGCACAGGGGGTTCCGCTGCACGTTCCGGGCTCGTCGGGAAAGAAGCCGGGTCGAGCCTGA
- a CDS encoding class IV adenylate cyclase has translation MLECEVKFGFGSAEEAEKLLESRKVRLSSPAREENAILDNRDRSLALGRILFRIRSTGGKTIMTVKTPVESGRMKIRKEKEAIVACPPGDLEKMFEPLGFRVVRRYSKTRRTGKLGDATLCLDVLHFGTFLEIEAPSPGALEKTVKSLGLDMSEGMRETYIELEDRAALHG, from the coding sequence ATGCTGGAATGCGAGGTGAAGTTCGGGTTCGGCAGCGCCGAGGAGGCGGAGAAGCTCCTGGAGTCGAGGAAAGTTCGCCTCTCCTCCCCTGCGAGGGAGGAGAACGCCATTCTCGACAACAGGGACAGGTCTCTGGCCCTCGGGAGAATCCTCTTCCGGATACGCTCGACCGGCGGCAAGACCATCATGACGGTGAAGACCCCGGTGGAGAGCGGCCGGATGAAGATCCGCAAGGAGAAAGAGGCCATCGTGGCATGCCCGCCCGGCGACCTCGAGAAGATGTTCGAGCCCCTGGGCTTCAGGGTCGTGCGGCGCTACTCGAAGACCAGGCGTACCGGGAAGCTGGGGGACGCCACGCTCTGCCTCGATGTGCTCCATTTCGGCACGTTCCTCGAGATCGAGGCCCCGTCGCCCGGCGCCCTCGAGAAGACCGTGAAGTCACTGGGGCTGGACATGTCGGAAGGGATGAGGGAGACCTACATAGAGCTGGAGGATCGTGCGGCCCTCCACGGCTGA